A single window of Liolophura sinensis isolate JHLJ2023 chromosome 6, CUHK_Ljap_v2, whole genome shotgun sequence DNA harbors:
- the LOC135467880 gene encoding uncharacterized protein LOC135467880 yields the protein MIFQCVKKMHFLWCLAGLTALITGVTASVASDHECNRRCVVGETPKTCVYNFTVEWYRTLSKACHRCPFVEEDCYRPHCVAADGHVRAHLAVNRMMPGPSIEVCEGDTVVVHVTNMLEDGGTISIHWHGIHQYKTPYMDGAAHVTQCGIDEKETFTYEFKASPAGTHWYHSHSGMQIGDGLLGAFIVRTPKDLDPSGILYDVDDSDHVVIVNDWLPVISIGRYINQMHDKFDLTWPISSLVNGHARKFEVVDKANTSIPAAYTPMELFNVNQNMTYRFRVIGASTTCPMKLSVDSHLITVIATDGMPIVPRVANTMIINPGERYDFVLHANMPVDNYVIRFRGLSDCRVVRETAFAILHYNGANSTLPEINKTLTRGGVFVNPILINNDNPLYSSFDLDIVVDDLRSERYKRVENYTTEKVDLVYYIASDFNNNDNKKYNHPDYYPVKELPPLKAHFTPVLDNITFDLPPIPPLSQPEDIHPEWFCNRSSLDMTACSANLCICTHLVHLKLNQVVDLVLVNEGKAFTESGHPMHLHGHSFRVLGLEKLGESVSVSDVENLEKEGKLKRNLINPPWKDTVHVPDGGYVIIRLIANNPGYWFFHCHVDSHMLQGMAMLFKVGEDEDIPKIPEQFPRCGGMGFSNAKKIKSPPPKVIEKDCESSSISSTLSAVLCLAITFSVFVNIK from the exons atgattttccagtGTGTTAAAAAGATGCATTTTCTCTGGTGCCTGGCAGGACTGACAGCGTTAATAACAGGAGTGACGGCTTCAG TGGCCTCTGACCATGAATGTAATCGGCGCTGCGTCGTAGGGGAAACCCCTAAAACCTGTGTCTACAACTTCACAGTGGAGTGGTACAGAACTCTATCAAAG GCCTGCCATAGGTGTCCGTTTGTGGAGGAGGACTGTTACCGGCCTCATTGTGTGGCAGCAGACGGTCACGTGCGCGCACACCTGGCGGTAAACAGGATGATGCCTGGGCCCAGTATTGAG GTATGTGAGGGTGACACCGTGGTTGTGCACGTCACCAACATGCTCGAGGACGGTGGCACGATCAGCATTCACTGGCACGGCATACATCAGTACAAGACGCCTTATATGGACGGAGCGGCTCACGTGACCCAGTGCGGGATCGATGAGAAAGAAACTTTTAC GTACGAATTTAAAGCGAGTCCGGCGGGAACCCACTGGTATCACTCTCATTCTGGAATGCAGATTGGTGACGGTCTGCTGGGGGCCTTCATCGTAAGAACCCCAAAAGACTTGGACCCCTCGGGTATACTGTACGACGTGGACGACTCCGATCACGTTGTCATCGTCAATGACTGGCTACCCGTTATCTCCATCGGCCGTTATATAAACCAAATGCATGACAAATTTGATTTGACCTGGCCAATTTCTAGCTTAGTAAACGGTCATGCGAGAAAGTTTGAAGTGGTTGATAAAGCTAATACATCCATACCCGCGGCTTACACGCCTATGGAATTGTTCAATGTGAACCAAAATATGACATACCGTTTCCGGGTGATCGGAGCGTCGACTACCTGCCCCATGAAGTTATCTGTAGACTCTCACCTGATAACGGTGATAGCCACAGACGGCATGCCGATCGTTCCCCGAGTTGCCAATACAATGATCATTAATCCCG GAGAGAGGTACGACTTTGTTCTTCATGCTAATATGCCTGTGGACAACTACGTGATTCGATTCCGTGGACTGTCAGACTGCAGAGTAGTGCGGGAGACTGCGTTTGCCATACTGCACTATAACGGTGCCAACAGCACTTTGCCGGAGATCAACAAAACCCTTACACGAGGAGGGGTG TTCGTCAATCCCATTTTAATAAACAATGATAACCCACTATACTCAAGCTTTGATCTGGATATTGTTGTGGACGACCTTCGTAGTGAACGATACAAAAGAGTGGAGAATTACACTACAGAAAAAGTTGACCTAGTGTACTATATTG CTTCggatttcaacaacaacgacaatAAGAAATACAATCACCCAGATTATTATCCTGTGAAGGAATTGCCGCCACTGAAAGCACATTTCACTCCAGTCTTGGACAAC ATAACCTTTGACCTCCCGCCCATACCACCGCTTTCCCAACCTGAAGATATCCATCCTGAGTGGTTCTGTAATCGAAGCTCGCTCGACATGACCGCCTGCTCCGCCaacttgtgtatatgtacacatttggtACACCTAAAACTGAACCAG GTCGTGGATTTAGTGCTGGTGAACGAGGGGAAAGCGTTTACCGAATCAGGTCATCCCATGCATTTACACGGCCATTCCTTCAGGGTTCTAGGACTGGAGAAG cttGGAGAGTCAGTCTCGGTTAGTGACGTAGAAAACCTGGAGAAAGAAGGGAAACTAAAGAGAAACCTGATCAACCCGCCGTGGAAAGACACGGTCCATGTCCCTGATGGCGGTTACGTCATTATCAGGCTGATCGCTAACAATCCAG GCTACTGGTTTTTCCACTGTCACGTGGACTCTCACATGCTCCAAGGAATGGCTATGTTGTTTAAAGTTGGGGAAGACGAAGACATTCCGAAGATTCCCGAGCAATTTCCCCGCTGTGGAGGAATGGGTTTCAGTAACgccaagaaaataaaatctccTCCGCCGAAAGTCATAGAGAAAGACTGCGAATCCTCATCAATTTCAAGCACGCTCAGCGCCGTGCTCTGTTTGGCCATAACATTCAGTGTGTTTGTCAACATAAAATAG